A genome region from Rhinopithecus roxellana isolate Shanxi Qingling chromosome 10, ASM756505v1, whole genome shotgun sequence includes the following:
- the NACA gene encoding nascent polypeptide-associated complex subunit alpha isoform X2: protein MPGEATETVPATEQELPQPQAETGSGTESDSDESVPELEEQDSTQATTQQAQLAAAAEIDEEPVSKAKQSRSEKKARKAMSKLGLRQVTGVTRVTIRKSKNILFVITKPDVYKSPASDTYIVFGEAKIEDLSQQAQLAAAEKFKVQGEAVSNIQENTQTPTVQEESEEEEVDETGVEVKDIELVMSQANVSRAKAVRALKNNSNDIVNAIMELTM, encoded by the exons ATGCCCGGCGAAGCCACAGAAACCGTCCCTGCTACAGAGCAGGAGTTGCCGCAGCCCCAGGCTGAGACAG GGTCTGGAACAGAATCTGACAGTGATGAATCAGTACCAGAGCTTGAAGAACAGGATTCCACCCAGGCAACCACACAACAAGCCCAG CTGGCGGCAGCAGCTGAAATTGATGAAGAACCAGTCAGTAAAGCAAAACAGAGTCGGAGTGAAAAGAAGGCACGGAAG gcTATGTCCAAACTGGGTCTTCGACAGGTTACAGGAGTTACTAGAGTCACTATCCGGAAATCTAAGAATATCCTCTTTGTCATCACAAAACCAGATGTCTACAAGAGCCCTGCTTCGGATACTTACATAGTTtttggggaagccaag ATCGAAGATCTATCCCAGCAAGCACAACTAGCAGCTGCTGAGAAATTCAAAGTTCAAGGTGAAGCTGTCTCAAACATTCAAGAAAACACACAGACTCCAACCGTACAAGAGGAGAGTGAAGAGGAAGAG gTCGATGAAACAGGTGTAGAAGTCAAGGACATAGAATTGGTCATGTCACAAGCAAATGTGTCGAGAGCAAAGGCAGTCCGAGCCCTGAAGAACAACAGTAATGATATTGTAAATGCGATTATG GAATTAACAATGTAA
- the NACA gene encoding nascent polypeptide-associated complex subunit alpha isoform X1: MPGEATETVPATEQELPQPQAETGSGTESDSDESVPELEEQDSTQATTQQAQLAAAAEIDEEPVSKAKQSRSEKKARKAMSKLGLRQVTGVTRVTIRKSKNILFVITKPDVYKSPASDTYIVFGEAKIEDLSQQAQLAAAEKFKVQGEAVSNIQENTQTPTVQEESEEEEVDETGVEVKDIELVMSQANVSRAKAVRALKNNSNDIVNAIMVSVQAFVP, translated from the exons ATGCCCGGCGAAGCCACAGAAACCGTCCCTGCTACAGAGCAGGAGTTGCCGCAGCCCCAGGCTGAGACAG GGTCTGGAACAGAATCTGACAGTGATGAATCAGTACCAGAGCTTGAAGAACAGGATTCCACCCAGGCAACCACACAACAAGCCCAG CTGGCGGCAGCAGCTGAAATTGATGAAGAACCAGTCAGTAAAGCAAAACAGAGTCGGAGTGAAAAGAAGGCACGGAAG gcTATGTCCAAACTGGGTCTTCGACAGGTTACAGGAGTTACTAGAGTCACTATCCGGAAATCTAAGAATATCCTCTTTGTCATCACAAAACCAGATGTCTACAAGAGCCCTGCTTCGGATACTTACATAGTTtttggggaagccaag ATCGAAGATCTATCCCAGCAAGCACAACTAGCAGCTGCTGAGAAATTCAAAGTTCAAGGTGAAGCTGTCTCAAACATTCAAGAAAACACACAGACTCCAACCGTACAAGAGGAGAGTGAAGAGGAAGAG gTCGATGAAACAGGTGTAGAAGTCAAGGACATAGAATTGGTCATGTCACAAGCAAATGTGTCGAGAGCAAAGGCAGTCCGAGCCCTGAAGAACAACAGTAATGATATTGTAAATGCGATTATGGTAAGTGTTCAAGCCTTTGTTCCTTGA